The Sulfurospirillum diekertiae genomic sequence GCAATGGCGAGCATAGAGTAATGCGTTCCGCGGAGTATAGTAGCAAATGATTGTGGGTATTGAAGGAAAAGTTGTTAAAAAAGAGGTGACGTTTGTCCATGTGAAAACAGCTGCTGGTCTAACGTATAAAGTGTTTGTTTCATTGTCATGTCTTGGAAAAATCAGTAGTGAACTAATCTCTTTACATGTAAGCCAAATTATCAGAGAAGATCAGCACAGTTTGTATGGTTTTATCGACGAAAATGAGAAAAAAGTATTTGACACACTGATTAAACTAAATGGCATTGGACCATCAACGGCTTTAGCGGTTTGTTCGACGCTCAGTCCCGATGATTTTGCACAAGCCTTGGTGAGTCAAAATGTTCAAGCTTTTCAAAAAGTTCCTGGCATTGGACCCAAGAGTGCCAAACGTATTTTAGTAG encodes the following:
- the ruvA gene encoding Holliday junction branch migration protein RuvA, whose amino-acid sequence is MIVGIEGKVVKKEVTFVHVKTAAGLTYKVFVSLSCLGKISSELISLHVSQIIREDQHSLYGFIDENEKKVFDTLIKLNGIGPSTALAVCSTLSPDDFAQALVSQNVQAFQKVPGIGPKSAKRILVELSDFSLQLSSDDHNSSSMIEASLALESLGFKKEMIKKALSTCQGVDTQTLIKEALRKLS